The stretch of DNA AAGAAAGCCCGCCGCGGAGGGGGGGTCTACTCGCCGGCCGCCTTCAAGGACGACCCGCTGATCGGCACGATGGCGGCCAAGCTGACCGAGCTGGAGATGCAGCGGCGGGCCCTGGTGGCCGAGAACACCGAGCGGCACCCCTTGGTCAAGGCGGTCCAGGGGCAGATCGACCAGCTGCAGCGGAAGATCCAGTCCACCTTCGAAACCGCCCGGCTCAACCTGACCAAGCAGGAAGCCACTCTCAAGCAGCAGATCGCCCAGTACGAAGAGAAGCTGGGAAAGCTTCCCGAGGCCGAGCGCACCCAGGCCCGCCTGATGCGCTTCTCCAAGGTCAACGCCGACATCTACACGTTCCTGCTGCAGAAGCACGAAGAGGCCCGCATCGCCAAGGCGTCCACCATCAGCAACATCAACATCGTCGACCCGGCCATCGTCCCCGACAAGCCGGTCAAGCCGCAGAAGGGAATGAACCTGCTGCTCGGCCTGCTGGGTGGACTGATCTTGGGGTCTGGCGCCGCCTTCTTCAAGGACTACCTGGACGACACCATCAAGGACGAGGAAGAGGCCAAGCGCGCTCTCGCGTGGCCGATGCTGGCGACGATCCCCACCATCGAAGGCGCCGCCAAGGATTCGGGACCCGTGAACCTGGTGGTGCAGACGAACCCGAAATCGTCGCCGGCCGAGGCGTTCCGGGGCCTGCGCACCGCCATCCACTTCTCCTCGCTCAAGCGCGACTGCAAGGTGGTCATGATCACCAGCAGCTTCCCCGGGGAAGGGAAGACGACGATCGCCGCCAACCTGGCCCTGACCTTCGCCCAGTCCGGCAACCGGGTCCTGGTGGTCGACTGCGACCTGCGCCGGCCGGGCCTCCACAAGGTCTTCGGGCATTCCCGGAACCCCGGCGTGACCGAGGTCCTGGCCGGGGACGTCCCGCTGGCCCAGGCGCTGCACGCGACCGGCATCGAGAACATCGCACTCTTGAGCGCCGGCACCATCCCCCCGAACCCGGCCGAGCTGCTCTGCTCCGACAGAATGCGCGAACTGCTGGCCGGACTTCGCGCCAGCTACGACATGGTCATCCTCGACGCCCCTCCGGTCATCCCGGTCACCGACGCCCCGCTCCTGACCGCCCTGACCGACCTGGTCGTGGTGGTGGTCGAGGCCGGCCGCATCCCTGCCAACGCCGCCCGGCGCATGAAGGAGCTGCTCCAGTCGGTACAGGCCCCGGTCGCCGGCTTCGTGCTGAACGACCGCACCGCGCTTTTCTCCGATACCTATGGCTACTATGGCAAAGGGTATTACGGCCGCCGGTACTACGGCTATGCCACCTACGGAGCCGACGACCAGAAAGGGAAACACCCGAAGAAGTTATGGTGGAAAAGATTGTTGAACCAGCGGCGAGAAGCGAGAGGTTAAGGATTCCAGATCGGTCTTGTGGGTCTGTTTTGACCAATCCTGAAGCCCTTCGAAGTTCGACGCCTCTATGAGCCAACCCATTGCTATCATTGGAACTGAACATCGATAAATCTGATTTCGTGCGCTATAGGATGTTGGAAGTACTCCGGTAAGGATCAACATGCGAAGCCCCATCGAAAACACCTCATCCTTCAATAGGCGGCGTGACTTCTTGCTTGGGCATTAATCTATGGATGTCCCAACAAGCCAGAGGAACGCCCAAATGACGGGCGGAGGCGTACTTGCGAGGAATGCTTTATGGAATCTCACCGGACTGGCGGTCCCGATCGTCGTGGCTATCCTCTGCATACCGGTCATTGTCAACAGGTTGGGGGCGGAGAAATTCGGGGTTCTGAATCTTGCCTGGATGGTGATCGGCTACTTCACCCTATTCGATCTCGGACTGGGGCGGGCCCTCACCAAACTGGTCGCGGAAAAACTGGGGCACGAACGACAGGACGATCTCCCCAGCCTGATCTGGACGGCCTCGCTCATGATGACGGTCCTTGGGATCCTTGGGGCGGTCGTTCTCGCTTTGCTGACCCCCTATCTCGTGAATCACATATTCAAGGTCCCGAACGGAATACGGCAAGAAACGACGAGGACGTTCTACCTTCTCGCTGTAGCGGTTCCAT from bacterium encodes:
- a CDS encoding polysaccharide biosynthesis tyrosine autokinase produces the protein MNSPQPPPPPQYEIEEVHLSDYLNVLLRRRRIFLLAFLAVFLGVALYTFTMRPIYEASATLYVKDEKSAKGGVLGDLAMLTSANPVDAEIEILKSRTNAEEVVRRLHLNWGISDRSKGLAFRIADFASTHKEPDYTVVLTGPDRTSVANADGGITVGMPSFVVKNDDGSIAAKGRVGERIRTQHLTLLFDEIQGKKDDRFRLRQHPFNDTVEKLRKAVKVNEVGKKTNVIKVTYNDTSPVMANAVVNTLVQAYLEQTLSFRTEEASNTVKFVENQLKGTRDALDQSEKNLQMYKSTSGMIKLDSEAEELVRKLSEIEKERASVVLQRNQVEFALEAQKKARRGGGVYSPAAFKDDPLIGTMAAKLTELEMQRRALVAENTERHPLVKAVQGQIDQLQRKIQSTFETARLNLTKQEATLKQQIAQYEEKLGKLPEAERTQARLMRFSKVNADIYTFLLQKHEEARIAKASTISNINIVDPAIVPDKPVKPQKGMNLLLGLLGGLILGSGAAFFKDYLDDTIKDEEEAKRALAWPMLATIPTIEGAAKDSGPVNLVVQTNPKSSPAEAFRGLRTAIHFSSLKRDCKVVMITSSFPGEGKTTIAANLALTFAQSGNRVLVVDCDLRRPGLHKVFGHSRNPGVTEVLAGDVPLAQALHATGIENIALLSAGTIPPNPAELLCSDRMRELLAGLRASYDMVILDAPPVIPVTDAPLLTALTDLVVVVVEAGRIPANAARRMKELLQSVQAPVAGFVLNDRTALFSDTYGYYGKGYYGRRYYGYATYGADDQKGKHPKKLWWKRLLNQRREARG